The window TGGGATTGTTCAGCCCGAGCCAAGCCACCCTCCCTTGAGCTGGCGGCCTCGATTCCCATGACCACTGCGACCAGGCGCATATCGTCGCGTTGGGCGGATGTGACCAGGTTGTAGCCTGCGGCGGAGGTCCACCCGGTCTTTACCCCGTCCACCGAGGGATCACGGCCCAGTAACAGGTTGCGGTTGTGCTGGGTGATGTTGTTGAACGTAAAGCTGCGCTCGGAATAGAAGACGTAATACTCCGGGAAGGACAGGATCAATTCTCTGGCCAGGGTGACGATATCCCGTGCCGAGGTATACTGCGGTTGCTCACTGGGCAGACCGTGGCTGTTCTGAAAAAGGGTGTTGGTCAGTCCCAAGGCTTGGGCTTGCGCATTCATCAGGTCCACGAAAGCTGCCTCGGTCCCGGCGATATGCTCCGCAAGAGCCACGCAGGCATCATTGCCGGATTGGACGATCATGCCGCGGATCAGATCCTCCACCGCAACGTGGCTGCCCACGTCAATGTACATTCGCGACGCTCCAGTCATCCCGGTGCGCCAGGCCTGTTCGCTGACCAGGACCTGTTCTTCAAGGGTCAGATTGCCGGACTGCAGTTCCCGAAAAACCAGGTAAGCGGTCATGATTTTGGTCAGGCTGGCCGGTTCAACCCGCTGGTCAGCGTCCATTTCAGCCAGGGCAGCGCCGCTGAGGGCGTCCATCAGAAAAAAGTTGCGGGCAGTCAATTCTGAGGGAGGGCTGACCTGCAGGCGGGCCTCGACCAATGTTGCGCAGAGCAACATGAACAAAAAAAATGAGAAAAAACGAAGTAGACGCATAGGAAAGACCCTGGAAAAATTCCGGTTGAGTTTTCAGCGGACTATGGATCAGGACTTTTTCAACACTCAGTTGAGTATAAGTGGTCGCTGCAGGGGGTTATTGAAAACAAAATTCAACAGTGAACTCACCATGA is drawn from Desulfonatronum thioautotrophicum and contains these coding sequences:
- a CDS encoding D-alanyl-D-alanine carboxypeptidase family protein, which translates into the protein MRLLRFFSFFLFMLLCATLVEARLQVSPPSELTARNFFLMDALSGAALAEMDADQRVEPASLTKIMTAYLVFRELQSGNLTLEEQVLVSEQAWRTGMTGASRMYIDVGSHVAVEDLIRGMIVQSGNDACVALAEHIAGTEAAFVDLMNAQAQALGLTNTLFQNSHGLPSEQPQYTSARDIVTLARELILSFPEYYVFYSERSFTFNNITQHNRNLLLGRDPSVDGVKTGWTSAAGYNLVTSAQRDDMRLVAVVMGIEAASSREGGLARAEQSQALLNWGFRQFETVLLQEPGEILVEPRLWFGAETRLPVGLDTMFHASIPRGSRNDLRLEMVLAETIEAPVEVGEQVGELRVYLEDELVADHPLVALKSVEEGGIFRFLLDSVLRLIP